A section of the Opitutaceae bacterium genome encodes:
- a CDS encoding glycosyltransferase family 2 protein: MSDTSQPPGAVQKKPRIGVVVVTHRPAGGLEGRLSRMSAQGDAMVVVDNASGPEARVSLEETCTRHGWELIANPENRGIGVALNQGVARLAEKEFEWVILFDQDSKPEPGMSGRMAASLQSHPKSDRVGVVGAAFQERATARQHRFLRPHPLFPCLFQKIEPMGKDLLGVTSVITSGSLVRVAAMENAGRFDEAFFIDYVDTDFCLRCRRQGWLTMVSAAAHFTHELGRRERRWWGGMEMEPTHHSPVRHYYMARNRIAMWRRHAAAVPHWALYDFCFALYNYFRVAVFETGRWRKFRAVCLGTWDGLRGRSGPCPESRQRALLEGHAPS, encoded by the coding sequence GTGAGCGACACGAGCCAACCTCCGGGGGCGGTCCAGAAAAAGCCACGCATCGGCGTCGTCGTTGTGACCCACCGGCCGGCCGGCGGGCTGGAAGGACGTCTCAGCCGTATGAGCGCCCAAGGGGATGCAATGGTCGTGGTGGACAATGCTTCGGGGCCGGAGGCTCGCGTCAGTTTGGAAGAGACCTGTACCCGCCACGGATGGGAATTGATTGCGAATCCGGAAAACCGGGGCATTGGCGTGGCGTTGAACCAGGGAGTGGCGCGTTTGGCGGAGAAGGAATTTGAGTGGGTCATCCTCTTCGACCAGGACAGCAAGCCCGAGCCCGGCATGAGCGGGCGCATGGCGGCCTCGCTGCAAAGTCATCCGAAGTCTGACCGGGTTGGGGTAGTGGGTGCCGCATTTCAGGAACGAGCAACCGCGAGGCAGCATCGTTTTTTGCGGCCCCACCCACTATTCCCATGCCTCTTTCAGAAGATCGAACCGATGGGTAAGGATTTGTTGGGGGTTACCAGTGTGATCACATCGGGTTCGCTGGTGAGGGTTGCCGCGATGGAAAATGCGGGCCGATTCGACGAAGCTTTCTTCATCGACTACGTTGATACCGATTTCTGTCTGCGCTGTCGCCGGCAGGGCTGGCTCACCATGGTGAGCGCGGCCGCGCATTTCACCCATGAGCTCGGGCGGCGTGAACGGCGGTGGTGGGGCGGCATGGAAATGGAACCCACCCATCATTCCCCGGTGAGACACTATTACATGGCGCGCAACCGCATCGCGATGTGGCGCCGTCACGCCGCGGCAGTTCCGCATTGGGCGCTCTATGATTTCTGTTTCGCGCTCTACAACTATTTCCGCGTCGCGGTTTTTGAGACAGGGCGATGGAGAAAGTTTCGGGCGGTGTGCCTTGGGACGTGGGATGGTTTGCGTGGCAGGAGCGGTCCTTGCCCGGAATCGAGGCAGAGGGCGTTGCTGGAGGGGCACGCTCCGTCGTGA
- a CDS encoding glycosyltransferase family 2 protein, producing the protein MAESAHRESEVPVLSVIIVAYKSRDEIGPCLDSIPARLLGGIVEIIVVDNSAGDGTGELVKSRFPAVTYLDPGGNLGFGRANNLGFARSRGEHVLYLNPDTVCNAAALEHCLRRLKAEPDIGLISPRLELADGSMDLACRRSIPTVWDGFCRASGLAAAFPGVKLFSGYNLTHLPREGAYDVDAINGAFMMGRRAVLEGTGGFDEAFFMYGDDLDLCIGVRAAGKRIVYDGSQSIVHLKGLSVGKDFDRMSTAIFDANRDVYLKHFNPKGSRWIEWKYRFAFGTWKRVSRLRARLRGSTRVRPG; encoded by the coding sequence ATGGCTGAATCCGCCCACAGGGAGTCGGAGGTTCCTGTCCTGTCGGTCATCATCGTCGCCTACAAATCGCGCGATGAGATCGGGCCCTGCCTTGATTCGATTCCCGCGCGGCTCCTGGGGGGAATTGTCGAGATCATCGTCGTCGACAACTCGGCGGGCGACGGCACCGGCGAGTTGGTGAAAAGCCGCTTTCCCGCGGTGACCTACCTGGATCCGGGAGGCAATCTTGGGTTCGGGCGGGCGAACAACCTGGGTTTCGCCCGCAGCCGGGGAGAGCATGTCCTGTATCTCAATCCCGACACCGTCTGCAACGCGGCGGCGCTGGAGCATTGCCTGCGCCGGCTGAAGGCGGAGCCGGACATCGGACTCATCTCGCCGCGGCTCGAACTGGCCGACGGTTCGATGGACCTGGCGTGCCGCCGGTCGATTCCGACGGTGTGGGACGGCTTCTGCCGGGCGTCGGGGCTGGCGGCGGCGTTTCCGGGGGTGAAGTTGTTTTCTGGATACAACCTCACCCATCTTCCCAGGGAGGGTGCCTACGACGTGGACGCCATCAATGGCGCCTTCATGATGGGGCGTCGCGCCGTGCTCGAGGGAACCGGCGGATTCGACGAGGCGTTCTTCATGTATGGCGACGATCTTGATCTGTGCATCGGCGTGCGTGCTGCGGGAAAGCGGATCGTGTATGACGGGAGTCAGTCCATCGTGCATCTCAAGGGGCTGAGCGTCGGAAAGGATTTCGACCGCATGTCGACGGCGATCTTTGACGCCAATCGCGACGTCTACCTCAAGCATTTCAATCCGAAGGGCTCGCGCTGGATCGAATGGAAATACCGATTCGCTTTCGGCACCTGGAAACGCGTCTCCCGCCTGAGAGCGCGCCTGCGTGGTTCAACCCGCGTTCGCCCGGGGTGA
- a CDS encoding ABC transporter permease, with protein MKIAPEQQYGSESVWRDPGRFLAEFVRDLGSCRELAWQLFLRNLKSRYRQSITGYIWAFIPPLAWTGLFAILRLQDSSRSDGQTGYVAHVMVGLVFWQVFIEAVQTPMRTFSEARSMLGKLKFPRESLVAAGLLDVGLQFLIRLPLLVAGWLLYPGASAHNWWLLPGLLVGILGAGTCIGIVLLPLSLLYQDVAPAAALAGGFWLLLTPVAHGPTSSGLMSAINQWNPAAILIETARAGWIGTPVLHGGGFVAISLGGITVGILAWLAARIAFPHLIARFGS; from the coding sequence ATGAAGATTGCGCCCGAACAACAGTACGGCAGTGAGAGCGTCTGGCGCGATCCGGGGCGTTTTCTTGCCGAGTTTGTGCGTGATCTGGGAAGCTGCCGCGAACTGGCCTGGCAGCTCTTCCTGCGCAATCTGAAGAGTCGCTACCGACAGTCCATCACCGGCTACATCTGGGCCTTCATCCCACCGCTCGCCTGGACCGGCCTGTTCGCCATCCTGCGGCTCCAGGATTCCTCCCGATCAGATGGTCAAACGGGGTATGTCGCTCACGTGATGGTTGGCCTCGTCTTCTGGCAGGTGTTCATTGAAGCCGTGCAAACACCCATGCGCACCTTCTCCGAGGCGCGCAGCATGCTTGGCAAGCTGAAGTTTCCTCGTGAATCGCTCGTCGCAGCCGGGCTGCTCGATGTTGGACTGCAGTTTCTGATCCGACTTCCTCTGCTGGTTGCCGGATGGCTTCTCTATCCTGGTGCCTCCGCCCACAATTGGTGGCTTCTGCCCGGTCTGCTCGTGGGGATCCTTGGGGCCGGCACCTGCATCGGCATCGTACTGCTTCCACTCAGTCTCTTGTACCAGGACGTCGCGCCCGCCGCCGCCTTGGCGGGCGGCTTCTGGCTGCTGCTCACACCTGTCGCTCATGGGCCGACGTCATCCGGCCTCATGTCGGCGATAAATCAATGGAATCCGGCGGCGATCCTCATCGAAACCGCGCGCGCCGGCTGGATTGGCACACCCGTGCTGCATGGAGGGGGATTCGTGGCGATAAGCCTCGGAGGAATCACGGTCGGAATACTGGCCTGGCTGGCCGCCCGCATTGCCTTTCCCCACCTCATCGCCCGCTTCGGATCATGA
- a CDS encoding DUF4926 domain-containing protein, which yields MTFPLYTDVALACDLPEYRLRRGDLVRLVEHHVAPDGTEGYSAEVMGAKGQTVAVIAVPSTAIEALRDNEILSVRTISV from the coding sequence ATGACGTTTCCACTCTACACGGATGTTGCGCTCGCCTGTGACCTGCCGGAATACCGGCTTCGCCGCGGTGACTTGGTGCGCTTGGTTGAACATCATGTGGCACCGGATGGAACTGAGGGCTATTCGGCTGAGGTGATGGGGGCAAAAGGTCAGACCGTTGCAGTCATCGCGGTACCGTCCACAGCCATCGAGGCACTCCGGGACAATGAGATCCTGAGTGTTCGCACGATCTCTGTCTGA